The following proteins are encoded in a genomic region of Pelodictyon phaeoclathratiforme BU-1:
- the dusB gene encoding tRNA dihydrouridine synthase DusB: protein MKIGTIEIDRPVILAPMEDVTDRAFRQLCKRHGADIVYTEFISAEALRRGVEKSLRKLKTDEVERPFAIQIFGSSIESMVDAAVIAEGYCPDYLDINFGCPTKKVAGKGAGAALLREPEKMTAISEAVVKAVSIPVTVKTRIGWDLESINILDILPRLEDVGIQALALHGRTRSEMFKGRANREWIRQVKEQARIPVIANGDIWSAEDALAMFAETGADGVMIGRGSIGNPFIFEAAKELLKTGKPMPPPDFRARIDVAIEHLKLSVQFKGEKYGVLEMRRHYSTYLKGLPMVSRVRNKLVREDGWEQVIDILLAYKQECEGYVMEGKILEGTEYLNDHSDKLLLNYQANNI, encoded by the coding sequence ATGAAAATAGGAACCATTGAGATTGACCGGCCGGTTATTCTTGCGCCGATGGAGGATGTGACCGACCGGGCATTCCGCCAACTCTGCAAGCGTCACGGGGCTGATATAGTTTATACCGAGTTCATCAGTGCCGAAGCGCTGCGCAGGGGAGTTGAAAAGTCGCTCCGCAAGCTGAAAACAGATGAGGTTGAGAGACCCTTTGCCATCCAGATTTTTGGAAGCAGCATCGAGTCGATGGTTGATGCTGCGGTCATTGCTGAAGGGTATTGCCCGGACTATCTCGACATTAATTTTGGATGCCCGACCAAGAAGGTTGCCGGAAAGGGTGCAGGCGCGGCGCTGCTCAGGGAACCGGAGAAGATGACCGCCATTTCCGAAGCGGTTGTCAAGGCGGTTTCCATTCCGGTGACCGTCAAGACACGGATTGGTTGGGATCTTGAATCGATTAATATTTTGGATATTCTGCCACGCCTTGAGGATGTTGGTATTCAGGCTCTGGCGTTGCATGGTCGTACGAGGAGTGAGATGTTCAAGGGGAGGGCGAACCGGGAGTGGATTCGTCAAGTAAAGGAGCAGGCACGCATTCCGGTTATTGCCAATGGCGATATCTGGTCGGCTGAAGATGCTCTTGCCATGTTTGCCGAGACCGGTGCAGATGGAGTGATGATTGGTCGCGGTTCCATAGGCAACCCCTTTATCTTTGAGGCCGCAAAAGAGTTGCTGAAAACCGGCAAGCCGATGCCGCCGCCCGATTTTCGGGCAAGGATTGATGTTGCCATAGAGCATTTGAAGCTCTCCGTGCAGTTCAAAGGCGAAAAATATGGGGTTCTGGAAATGCGCCGCCACTATTCAACTTATCTGAAAGGGCTGCCGATGGTGTCGCGGGTACGCAACAAACTGGTACGCGAAGATGGGTGGGAGCAGGTTATCGATATTCTTCTTGCCTACAAGCAGGAGTGCGAAGGATATGTGATGGAGGGAAAGATTCTTGAGGGCACAGAGTACCTCAATGACCATTCCGATAAACTTTTACTGAATTATCAAGCCAATAATATATAA
- a CDS encoding AAA family ATPase: MSKKNISGRKDELLILERVLLSPEPEFMVIYGRRRVGKTWLVREFFGEMICFELTGMHKASLEEQLTNFAQSLAKATGITVELKRPSSWSEAFSQLERFLESSFQRKNGKKQVLFLDELPWLNTPRSKFLSALEHFWNSFGSRQRNLILIVCGSAASWMLQHIVRAKGGLHNRLTRQIRLLPFTLPETEEFLLKRGIKLTRYQIVELSMAMGGVPFYLMQAEPGLSAAQIIDRVCFSPTGLLRHEYEKLYASLFDESELHMTIVALLSKKRSGLTRNEILTFAKITTGGRLTHILEELEESGFIESRIPFGKKGQDSLYWLADEFTLFYFSWIKPLGKKKVDAGYWLSRQSDPARNAWAGFAFETVCLKHVRALKAALGIAMVETSEGPWRYQPTGESSLPGVLIDLLLDRRDASINLCEMKFSQSEFTIDDAYAKKLRQKITVFREVTGTRKNIFLTMVTTYGITDNAWSQELHPDNLTLDALF; this comes from the coding sequence ATGAGCAAAAAAAACATCTCTGGCCGCAAGGATGAATTACTGATTCTGGAGCGGGTATTGCTCTCTCCGGAGCCTGAGTTTATGGTGATTTATGGCCGCAGAAGAGTCGGAAAAACCTGGCTGGTCAGGGAATTTTTTGGCGAGATGATCTGCTTTGAACTCACCGGTATGCACAAGGCATCGCTGGAGGAGCAGTTGACAAATTTCGCCCAATCTCTGGCCAAAGCCACCGGTATAACTGTTGAACTCAAGAGACCCTCATCCTGGTCAGAAGCGTTCAGCCAGTTGGAGCGCTTTCTGGAATCTTCTTTTCAGCGAAAAAATGGCAAGAAACAGGTTCTTTTTCTGGATGAATTGCCCTGGCTCAACACTCCCCGCTCAAAATTTCTGTCGGCCCTGGAGCATTTCTGGAACAGTTTTGGCTCCCGCCAGAGGAATTTGATTCTTATTGTTTGCGGTTCTGCGGCATCATGGATGTTGCAGCATATTGTACGCGCAAAGGGTGGGCTTCATAACCGGCTTACCCGTCAAATCCGCCTTCTTCCCTTTACACTTCCGGAAACAGAGGAGTTTCTGCTCAAAAGGGGAATCAAGCTCACCCGTTATCAAATTGTTGAACTCTCTATGGCAATGGGTGGGGTGCCCTTTTACCTGATGCAGGCAGAGCCGGGATTGTCGGCTGCACAAATTATTGATCGGGTCTGTTTTTCACCGACAGGTCTTCTGCGTCATGAATATGAGAAGCTTTATGCCTCGCTTTTTGATGAGAGTGAACTGCACATGACGATTGTAGCTTTGCTGAGCAAAAAACGTTCAGGTTTAACCCGTAATGAGATACTCACCTTTGCAAAAATTACGACTGGTGGACGACTTACCCATATTCTTGAAGAGCTGGAAGAGTCCGGATTTATCGAGTCGCGGATTCCTTTTGGCAAAAAAGGGCAGGATTCACTCTACTGGCTGGCTGACGAGTTCACCCTCTTTTACTTTTCATGGATCAAGCCTCTTGGCAAAAAAAAGGTCGATGCGGGATACTGGCTGTCGCGTCAAAGTGATCCGGCACGAAACGCGTGGGCTGGTTTTGCCTTTGAAACCGTTTGCCTCAAGCATGTCCGGGCATTAAAGGCGGCCCTGGGCATTGCCATGGTCGAAACCAGCGAAGGCCCGTGGCGTTACCAGCCAACCGGAGAGTCATCATTACCTGGCGTGCTGATTGATCTGCTCCTTGACCGGCGTGATGCCTCCATCAATCTTTGTGAGATGAAATTTTCACAGTCAGAATTTACCATCGACGACGCATACGCAAAAAAACTCCGTCAGAAAATAACTGTTTTTCGTGAGGTAACAGGAACAAGAAAAAACATCTTTCTCACCATGGTCACAACCTACGGCATCACCGATAACGCCTGGTCGCAGGAGCTGCATCCCGACAACCTTACGCTTGACGCGCTTTTCTGA
- a CDS encoding AbrB/MazE/SpoVT family DNA-binding domain-containing protein codes for MQAVTVSPTFQVVIPRHLRESMHLRPGQKLQVVAYQGRIELIPDREISDLRGFVRGINTDFEREEGRA; via the coding sequence ATGCAAGCCGTTACAGTGTCACCTACATTTCAGGTTGTTATTCCCCGGCACTTGAGAGAATCCATGCACCTTCGTCCGGGTCAGAAATTACAGGTTGTTGCATATCAAGGGAGAATAGAGCTTATCCCGGATCGTGAAATCTCTGATCTTCGTGGCTTTGTTAGAGGTATCAATACTGATTTTGAGAGAGAAGAAGGGAGAGCATGA
- a CDS encoding M16 family metallopeptidase yields the protein MKQESSSRQPSPFSEASVQQGVLTNGLRIITDTVPFVKSVTLGIQIDAGSRDDPKESPGLAHFIEHALFKGTKRRTYIDIARNIEKHGGYLDAYTTKEQTCIYLRCLPEHLEPSFDLLSDLVCDPVFPPEEIEKEKEVVIEEISSVNDTPEELIFEEFDLRSFPRHPLGTPILGTEKSVEAFSDENLKNFMRQHYIPQKMLITATGMVHHDEIMLLGERFLGKLREPSGNQYVRQPFLAEDYTPFTLTLKKRVCQAQIVLGTAIARHDPLFYSLMVLNSMLGNGMSSLLNLELREKRGLAYNVYSSITFFDDLTAMNIYAGTDSNKTKVTLELIRELLQSDALKQPDPEEVLAAKRKLLGSHIMGMEKMTRRMSQTASDLSYFGRYIEPEEKTAALEAVTAEDIAEAATRMLHDAPYSTLVYKPGKQG from the coding sequence ATGAAGCAAGAATCGTCCAGCCGTCAGCCATCTCCCTTTTCAGAAGCTTCAGTCCAGCAGGGTGTTCTGACGAACGGGTTGAGGATTATCACGGATACCGTCCCTTTTGTAAAGAGCGTAACGCTCGGTATACAGATTGATGCCGGGTCACGCGACGACCCCAAAGAGTCTCCGGGGCTGGCACATTTCATTGAGCACGCTCTTTTTAAAGGTACAAAGCGGCGCACCTACATCGACATCGCCAGAAATATTGAAAAGCACGGTGGCTATCTCGATGCCTATACCACCAAGGAGCAGACCTGCATCTACCTTCGCTGCCTGCCGGAACACCTTGAACCCTCTTTCGACCTTCTCTCCGATCTTGTCTGCGACCCGGTGTTTCCTCCTGAAGAGATCGAAAAAGAGAAAGAGGTTGTTATCGAAGAGATCAGCAGCGTCAACGACACCCCTGAAGAGCTTATTTTTGAGGAGTTTGACCTGCGTTCGTTTCCCCGCCACCCTCTCGGCACACCAATCCTTGGCACGGAAAAAAGCGTTGAAGCGTTCAGTGATGAGAACCTGAAAAACTTTATGCGGCAGCACTACATTCCGCAAAAGATGCTGATCACGGCTACCGGAATGGTGCATCACGACGAGATCATGCTGCTTGGAGAGCGATTTCTTGGCAAGCTCAGGGAGCCATCAGGCAATCAGTATGTTCGCCAGCCTTTCCTCGCAGAGGATTACACCCCCTTTACCCTGACACTGAAAAAACGGGTCTGCCAGGCGCAGATTGTGCTCGGTACGGCCATAGCCCGCCACGACCCTCTCTTTTACAGCCTGATGGTGCTCAACTCCATGCTCGGTAACGGCATGAGCTCCCTGCTCAATCTGGAACTTCGCGAAAAACGGGGACTGGCTTACAACGTCTACTCATCGATCACCTTTTTCGACGATCTGACCGCGATGAACATCTATGCCGGCACCGACAGCAATAAAACAAAGGTGACCCTTGAACTCATCAGGGAGTTGCTCCAGAGTGATGCACTCAAACAGCCCGATCCGGAAGAGGTTCTGGCGGCAAAGAGGAAACTGCTCGGTTCGCATATCATGGGAATGGAAAAAATGACGCGAAGAATGTCGCAAACGGCTTCTGACCTCTCCTATTTCGGACGTTATATTGAGCCTGAGGAAAAAACTGCGGCTCTGGAGGCGGTCACTGCCGAGGATATCGCCGAAGCGGCCACACGGATGCTCCATGATGCGCCATACTCAACACTGGTCTACAAACCGGGAAAGCAGGGCTGA
- a CDS encoding aspartate-semialdehyde dehydrogenase: MSSQDSRCRVAVLGATGLVGRTMIKVLEERNFPVTELVPLASSRSVGQVVTFRGKEFIIREPSAEAFEGVDIALFSAGATASKEWAVVAAAEGAVVIDNSSAFRMEPDVPLVVPEVNPEAIFRADGTPERIIANPNCSTIQMVVVLKPLHDRFGVKRVVVSTYQSVTGKGKIGRDALESELAGESQEQFTHFHQIAFNAVPQIDAFTDNGYTKEEMKMVNETRKIMGDKSMSISPTTVRIPVYGGHGESLNIELEHEFDIDDVRELLRTSPGIILQDDPSARIYPMPLTSYERDDVFVGRIRRDYWHPQTLNMWIVADNLRKGAATNAVQIAEVIVNQKKA, encoded by the coding sequence ATGAGTAGTCAGGATTCTCGCTGCCGAGTGGCGGTACTTGGTGCAACCGGTCTGGTCGGTCGCACGATGATCAAGGTTCTTGAAGAGAGAAATTTTCCTGTAACCGAGCTTGTTCCGCTCGCTTCATCAAGAAGTGTCGGTCAGGTGGTGACCTTCAGGGGCAAAGAGTTCATTATTCGCGAGCCCTCTGCCGAAGCATTCGAGGGAGTTGATATCGCCCTTTTTTCCGCAGGCGCAACAGCGAGTAAAGAGTGGGCAGTCGTTGCGGCCGCTGAAGGAGCGGTTGTCATCGACAATTCATCGGCATTCCGCATGGAGCCCGATGTGCCTCTGGTTGTGCCTGAGGTCAATCCCGAAGCCATTTTCAGGGCAGACGGCACCCCGGAACGGATCATTGCCAATCCCAACTGTTCAACCATCCAGATGGTCGTAGTGCTCAAGCCGCTGCATGACCGCTTCGGTGTCAAACGGGTAGTGGTTTCGACCTACCAGTCAGTCACCGGAAAAGGAAAGATCGGACGCGACGCCCTTGAAAGCGAGTTGGCGGGAGAGAGCCAGGAGCAGTTCACCCATTTTCACCAGATCGCCTTCAACGCCGTGCCGCAGATCGATGCCTTCACCGATAACGGCTACACCAAGGAGGAGATGAAGATGGTCAACGAGACCCGCAAAATCATGGGCGACAAGAGCATGAGCATCTCTCCCACCACTGTGCGCATTCCGGTCTACGGCGGCCACGGCGAATCGCTCAACATCGAGCTTGAGCATGAATTTGATATCGACGACGTGCGTGAACTCCTTCGCACCTCACCCGGCATTATCCTGCAGGACGACCCTTCAGCACGCATCTACCCCATGCCGCTCACCTCATACGAGCGCGACGATGTTTTTGTTGGCAGAATCCGCCGTGACTACTGGCATCCCCAGACTCTCAATATGTGGATTGTCGCCGACAACCTCCGCAAAGGTGCCGCCACCAATGCCGTGCAGATTGCAGAAGTGATTGTCAATCAGAAAAAAGCGTAG
- the tig gene encoding trigger factor codes for MQKNIKNVSETEQELEIILSAEEFGTEYNQELEEAKRNIQIKGFRKGHAPASLIKKLAGPSIEATVAEKMASKYFGEIADAEKIKPASRAQIIDVAFAPEELKITLAYEIHPEFEVKDFSGYTFTQNRYVITDEDITREINLILKGHGTLNTVDEAALSTDTVIGDVYKLNEAGETDDDQKTDNHHFTLEYLPEENPFRKALTGKKAGESVDIENDEKESAQPSRFRVVISEIKRLELPELTDELVKEITGGRFESVTDFTADVRIQLEQHFLLKSDEELLESLSAKLIEENPVPAPNSMIASFSKMLLENAKRQMGGSFPKGFDDEQFRLAMKPNAEKHAQWLMISQKIAEDATLSVSDDDIKAYADKEAEKSESMDAEEILKTYLSPEFRDYITDTILKEKIYNIIKSKVTITEEEKSIPVRQE; via the coding sequence TTGCAAAAGAATATCAAGAACGTCAGCGAAACCGAACAGGAACTGGAAATCATTCTTTCCGCTGAAGAATTCGGTACCGAATATAACCAGGAACTGGAAGAGGCAAAAAGAAACATTCAGATCAAGGGATTCAGAAAAGGACATGCTCCTGCAAGCTTGATTAAAAAATTGGCAGGCCCTTCCATTGAGGCAACAGTAGCCGAAAAAATGGCATCCAAATATTTCGGAGAGATTGCTGATGCTGAAAAGATAAAACCGGCAAGCCGCGCACAGATCATCGACGTCGCCTTTGCACCCGAGGAGCTGAAAATCACGCTCGCCTACGAAATTCATCCTGAATTCGAAGTAAAGGATTTCAGTGGATATACCTTCACGCAAAACCGCTATGTGATCACCGATGAGGATATTACTCGCGAAATAAACCTTATTCTCAAGGGGCACGGCACCCTCAACACGGTCGATGAGGCCGCGTTGTCTACCGATACGGTGATCGGCGATGTCTACAAGCTTAATGAAGCAGGCGAAACCGATGATGATCAGAAGACCGACAATCATCATTTCACCCTTGAGTACCTTCCTGAGGAGAACCCGTTTCGCAAAGCGCTTACAGGGAAAAAAGCGGGAGAGAGCGTTGATATTGAAAACGATGAAAAGGAGTCTGCACAGCCATCCCGCTTCCGTGTTGTCATCAGCGAAATCAAACGGCTTGAACTGCCGGAACTTACCGATGAGCTGGTCAAGGAGATTACAGGTGGTCGCTTTGAATCCGTGACCGACTTCACTGCGGACGTTCGTATCCAGCTTGAGCAGCACTTTCTTCTTAAATCCGATGAAGAGCTTCTCGAATCGCTCTCGGCCAAACTGATCGAAGAGAACCCGGTGCCTGCACCAAACTCCATGATTGCCTCGTTCTCAAAAATGCTGCTTGAAAATGCCAAACGCCAGATGGGTGGCAGCTTCCCGAAAGGATTCGACGATGAGCAGTTCCGGCTTGCGATGAAACCCAATGCTGAAAAACATGCGCAATGGCTGATGATCAGTCAGAAAATTGCCGAAGATGCAACTCTTTCGGTTTCGGACGATGATATAAAGGCTTATGCAGATAAAGAGGCTGAAAAAAGCGAGTCCATGGATGCTGAAGAGATCCTGAAAACCTATCTGTCACCCGAGTTCCGTGATTACATCACCGACACGATCCTCAAGGAAAAAATCTACAACATTATCAAGTCAAAAGTAACCATCACTGAGGAAGAGAAATCCATTCCTGTTCGCCAGGAGTAA
- the recA gene encoding recombinase RecA codes for MDTQKIEKKTVTVDPAKLKQLNLAVEALEKQFGKGAIMRLGDDSAGMKVQSISTGSMTLDFALGVGGLPRGRVTEIYGPESSGKTTLALHVIAEAQKEGGIAAIVDAEHAFDPTYARKLGVDINALLISQPESGEQALSIVETLVRSNAIDVVVVDSVAALVPQAELEGEMGDSVMGLQARLMSQALRKLTGAISKSSCVCIFINQLRDKIGVVYGNPETTTGGKALKFYSSVRLDIRKIAQIKDGEEITGNRTRVKVVKNKVAPPFRTAEFDILYGEGISAMGELIDLAVEFGVVKKAGSWFSYGTDKLGQGRETVKKALREDSALYSKIQAQVKELMSGPAEIING; via the coding sequence ATGGACACTCAGAAAATCGAAAAAAAAACCGTTACCGTTGATCCGGCGAAACTCAAGCAACTGAACCTGGCTGTCGAAGCCCTTGAAAAACAGTTTGGCAAGGGTGCGATCATGCGCCTTGGTGATGATTCCGCAGGAATGAAGGTGCAGTCGATTTCAACCGGATCGATGACGCTTGATTTTGCACTCGGTGTTGGCGGCTTGCCTCGCGGCAGGGTCACTGAAATTTACGGGCCGGAATCTTCCGGAAAAACCACCCTTGCCCTCCATGTTATTGCTGAGGCACAGAAAGAGGGGGGAATTGCGGCTATCGTTGATGCTGAACATGCCTTCGATCCTACCTATGCCCGAAAACTCGGTGTCGATATCAACGCCCTGCTCATCAGCCAGCCGGAATCGGGCGAGCAGGCGCTTTCAATTGTGGAAACACTGGTCAGGAGCAATGCCATCGATGTGGTGGTGGTCGATTCTGTTGCGGCTCTGGTGCCCCAAGCTGAGCTTGAAGGCGAGATGGGTGACAGTGTGATGGGTCTTCAGGCGCGGCTTATGAGCCAGGCGCTACGCAAACTCACCGGCGCCATCTCAAAATCGAGCTGCGTCTGTATTTTCATCAACCAGCTTCGCGATAAAATTGGGGTCGTCTATGGCAACCCTGAAACAACGACCGGCGGCAAGGCACTGAAATTTTATTCGTCGGTGCGTCTCGATATTCGTAAAATTGCCCAGATCAAGGATGGTGAGGAGATTACCGGGAACCGTACGAGGGTGAAGGTGGTCAAAAACAAGGTTGCCCCTCCCTTCCGTACGGCTGAGTTCGATATTCTGTATGGTGAGGGCATCTCGGCCATGGGTGAATTGATTGATCTGGCCGTTGAGTTCGGTGTGGTGAAAAAAGCCGGTTCATGGTTCAGTTATGGCACCGACAAGCTTGGTCAGGGACGTGAGACCGTCAAGAAGGCGTTGCGTGAAGATTCGGCGCTTTACAGTAAAATTCAGGCGCAGGTCAAAGAGCTGATGAGCGGGCCTGCAGAGATTATTAACGGGTAG
- a CDS encoding SDR family oxidoreductase, producing MPNSSIVITGATGYIGSQILLALLARFPGERRCRVIARKSSDCSFLESLPVEIVRADMLDPLALLEAFRGAETVFHCAGLISYTRHSRNALYEANVVGTRNVVNASLHHKVRRLVLTSSIAAIGASEDGSPASESSTFQEWQRRNGYMESKHLAELEGLRGVAEGLEVVMVNPGVVIGVDRRNPASVSSSNEVLRLVYQGKLPFFPSGGTGFVDVRDVADAHLAAWEKGRSGERYVVVGSNLTFRELFARIGTLSGSSSGRAFMVPDALGLLAGLGGELWSMLSNRPSFISLESIRIASRILAFSNTRSEQELGLCYRELSETLKTLL from the coding sequence ATGCCTAACTCATCAATTGTCATAACCGGGGCTACCGGATATATCGGTTCCCAGATTCTTCTTGCGCTGCTTGCACGCTTTCCCGGAGAGCGTCGCTGCAGGGTGATTGCCCGGAAAAGCTCGGATTGCTCTTTTCTGGAGAGCTTGCCTGTCGAGATTGTTCGGGCGGATATGCTTGATCCTCTTGCCCTTCTTGAGGCTTTCAGGGGAGCGGAAACGGTCTTTCATTGTGCGGGACTTATCTCCTATACCAGACACTCCCGAAATGCGCTCTATGAGGCCAATGTGGTCGGGACAAGAAATGTGGTCAATGCCTCCCTGCACCATAAGGTGCGCAGGCTTGTTTTGACCAGCTCCATTGCCGCCATCGGCGCCTCCGAGGATGGTTCGCCAGCCAGTGAGTCATCCACCTTTCAGGAGTGGCAGCGACGGAATGGTTATATGGAGTCGAAGCATCTTGCTGAACTTGAGGGGCTGCGCGGAGTTGCAGAGGGCCTTGAAGTGGTCATGGTTAATCCTGGTGTGGTTATTGGTGTTGACCGCCGGAATCCCGCTTCGGTCAGTTCTTCGAACGAGGTATTGCGCCTTGTCTATCAGGGAAAGCTGCCCTTCTTCCCTTCGGGAGGCACCGGTTTTGTTGATGTCCGCGATGTCGCTGATGCTCACCTGGCGGCTTGGGAAAAAGGGCGTTCAGGGGAGCGTTATGTTGTGGTTGGCAGCAATCTGACCTTCCGGGAGCTTTTTGCCCGCATAGGGACTCTTTCTGGCAGCAGCAGTGGCCGGGCATTTATGGTGCCGGATGCTCTTGGTCTGCTTGCCGGTCTTGGCGGAGAGCTTTGGTCGATGCTCTCGAACCGTCCCTCCTTTATCAGCCTCGAGAGCATTCGTATCGCCTCAAGGATTCTTGCGTTCAGTAATACCCGCTCAGAGCAGGAGCTTGGTTTGTGTTACCGCGAGCTGTCCGAAACGCTCAAGACTCTGCTCTGA